One Stenotrophomonas sp. SAU14A_NAIMI4_5 DNA segment encodes these proteins:
- a CDS encoding NAD-dependent epimerase/dehydratase family protein produces MASPAPLPSPVLILGMGWSGRVLAAQLQARGVQVSGTVRDPSSTADDGLQRHRLHADPAPSAALLEAIAQAQAVLCSVPPDAQGDPALRQLLPALQASPALRWVGYLSSTSVYGDRGGGWVDENSEADASETAGVQRRLAETQWRALADARGIASAVFRLPGLYGPGRNALLQLAERRARHVVRPGLVFNRLHVEDLSAVVIAAMQRPMRDGLYLPADDEPAPPQDVLAYAAQLGGFTLPPAVAWDDPAVSATLWRFYASNKRIDSRGTRKALAWVPKFATYREGLEELAASLAGRSLIR; encoded by the coding sequence ATGGCATCGCCCGCGCCACTGCCGTCGCCGGTGCTGATCCTCGGCATGGGCTGGAGTGGACGCGTGCTCGCCGCGCAGCTGCAGGCACGCGGCGTGCAGGTGTCGGGCACGGTGCGCGATCCGTCGTCGACCGCCGACGATGGACTTCAGCGCCACCGCCTGCATGCCGATCCCGCGCCGTCAGCGGCGTTGCTGGAGGCAATCGCACAGGCGCAGGCGGTGCTGTGCAGCGTGCCGCCGGATGCGCAGGGCGATCCTGCACTGCGCCAGCTGCTGCCCGCGCTGCAGGCCAGTCCGGCACTGCGCTGGGTGGGCTATCTATCCTCGACGTCGGTCTATGGCGATCGCGGCGGTGGCTGGGTAGACGAGAACAGCGAGGCCGATGCAAGCGAAACTGCTGGCGTGCAGCGCCGCCTGGCCGAGACGCAGTGGCGGGCCCTGGCCGACGCGCGAGGCATCGCCTCGGCGGTGTTCCGTCTGCCGGGGCTGTATGGCCCTGGCCGCAATGCGCTGCTGCAGTTGGCCGAGCGCCGCGCGCGCCATGTCGTGCGGCCCGGGCTGGTGTTCAACCGGCTGCATGTGGAGGATCTGTCGGCGGTGGTCATCGCGGCGATGCAGCGGCCCATGCGGGATGGACTGTACCTGCCTGCCGATGACGAGCCCGCGCCACCGCAGGATGTGCTGGCTTATGCCGCGCAGCTGGGCGGATTCACGCTGCCACCGGCGGTGGCCTGGGATGACCCGGCGGTGAGCGCAACGCTGTGGCGCTTCTACGCCAGCAACAAGCGCATCGACAGCCGCGGCACGCGTAAGGCGTTGGCGTGGGTGCCGAAGTTTGCGACGTATCGGGAAGGGCTGGAGGAGCTGGCCGCTTCGCTCGCCGGGCGGAGCCTGATCCGGTAG
- a CDS encoding GGDEF domain-containing protein gives MSLDLPTIGVLGLLLCIGIATGFSLLLVVLRGQPVLRLWTASLWLLTLGVILMGLRPWLPQVPAILGGNAAMAASSVLMLRGMALHLGQPMPLWRALGLVAAFMAGIFLFLVPWPSLEVRLHVFSVFAIIINSWIAALLLRHAPPAQRISCRLAAAVFLAEAVVYVVRLFLPPDADAGGDIMRAGSPMFLTYLAGIMLELARCFALVLLLLERLLVDLRRAARTDGLTGLLNRSAVLADGADQLQQVRRVQRPLAVLLLDVDHFKAINDRWGHLAGDQVLQHFTGVLEHCARDHVHLLSRYGGEEFLLLLPGSAGEAERLATGIRHALQQRPAPLGTGPVAVTASIGLAMDDGHSDLAGLIARADAALYRAKAEGRDRLVSAAETA, from the coding sequence ATGTCCCTGGATCTTCCCACCATCGGTGTACTTGGCCTGCTGCTGTGCATCGGCATCGCAACAGGCTTTTCGCTGCTGCTGGTGGTGCTGCGCGGGCAGCCGGTGCTGCGCCTGTGGACGGCCAGCCTGTGGCTGCTGACCCTGGGCGTGATCCTGATGGGGCTGCGCCCTTGGCTGCCGCAGGTGCCGGCCATCCTCGGCGGCAATGCGGCCATGGCGGCCTCGAGCGTACTGATGCTGCGCGGCATGGCCCTGCACCTGGGTCAGCCGATGCCGCTGTGGCGCGCCCTGGGCCTGGTCGCGGCCTTCATGGCCGGCATCTTCCTGTTCCTGGTGCCATGGCCCAGCCTGGAGGTGCGCCTGCATGTGTTCAGCGTGTTCGCGATCATCATCAACAGCTGGATCGCCGCGCTGCTGCTGCGCCATGCGCCGCCGGCACAGCGCATCAGCTGCCGGCTGGCGGCGGCGGTGTTCCTTGCCGAAGCGGTGGTCTACGTCGTGCGCCTGTTCCTGCCGCCAGATGCCGATGCGGGCGGGGACATCATGCGTGCGGGCTCGCCGATGTTCCTCACTTACCTGGCCGGGATAATGCTGGAGCTGGCGCGCTGCTTCGCGCTGGTCCTGCTGCTGCTTGAACGCCTGCTGGTGGACCTGCGCCGCGCCGCCCGTACTGATGGCCTCACCGGCCTGCTCAACCGCAGTGCGGTGCTGGCCGACGGGGCCGACCAGCTGCAGCAGGTGCGCCGCGTGCAGCGCCCGCTGGCGGTGCTGCTGCTGGACGTGGACCACTTCAAGGCCATCAATGACCGTTGGGGGCATCTGGCTGGCGACCAGGTGCTGCAGCATTTCACCGGCGTGCTGGAGCACTGCGCACGCGACCACGTGCACTTGCTCAGTCGCTATGGCGGCGAGGAATTCCTGTTGCTGCTGCCCGGCAGCGCCGGCGAAGCGGAGCGCCTGGCCACGGGCATCCGTCATGCACTGCAGCAACGGCCGGCGCCGCTGGGTACCGGCCCGGTGGCGGTCACCGCCAGCATCGGTCTGGCCATGGATGACGGCCATAGCGATCTGGCCGGGCTGATCGCCCGCGCCGATGCCGCGCTGTACCGGGCCAAGGCCGAAGGCCGCGACCGGTTGGTGTCCGCTGCCGAAACGGCCTAG
- a CDS encoding ABC transporter permease, translating into MSSTPNTPAAPITDAQRNRIALMTIVRREVARILRIWGQTLVPPAITMTLYFLIFGGLIGSRVGDMGGYSYMQFIVPGLVMMSVIQNSYGNISSSFFGAKFGRHVEELLVSPMPNWVILWGYVAGAVLRGLMVGVIVLIIAMFFTPVRIPHPLVTLTTVVLGATIFSLAGFINAVYAKKFDDVAIVPTFILTPLTYLGGVFYSVKLLPGWAEAATHANPIFYMVNAFRYGLLGSSDVPVWVAYALMLGFVVVLTALALWLLRRGVGMRS; encoded by the coding sequence ATGAGCAGCACCCCGAACACGCCCGCTGCGCCGATCACCGACGCACAGCGCAACCGCATCGCCCTGATGACCATCGTGCGCCGCGAAGTGGCGCGCATCCTGCGCATCTGGGGCCAGACCCTGGTGCCGCCGGCGATCACCATGACCCTGTACTTCCTCATCTTCGGCGGCCTGATCGGCTCGCGCGTGGGTGACATGGGCGGTTACAGCTACATGCAGTTCATCGTGCCGGGCCTGGTGATGATGAGCGTGATCCAGAACAGCTACGGCAACATCAGCTCCTCGTTCTTCGGCGCCAAGTTCGGCCGCCACGTGGAAGAGCTGCTGGTGAGCCCGATGCCGAACTGGGTGATCCTGTGGGGCTACGTGGCCGGTGCGGTGCTGCGCGGCCTGATGGTCGGCGTGATCGTGCTGATCATCGCCATGTTCTTCACCCCGGTGCGCATTCCGCACCCGCTGGTGACGCTGACCACGGTGGTCCTGGGCGCGACGATCTTCTCGCTGGCCGGCTTCATCAACGCGGTGTACGCCAAGAAGTTCGATGACGTGGCGATCGTGCCGACCTTCATCCTGACTCCGCTGACCTACCTGGGCGGCGTGTTCTATTCGGTGAAGCTGCTGCCGGGCTGGGCCGAGGCGGCCACGCACGCCAACCCGATCTTCTACATGGTCAATGCGTTCCGCTACGGCCTGCTGGGCAGCAGCGACGTGCCGGTGTGGGTGGCCTATGCGCTGATGCTCGGCTTCGTGGTGGTGCTGACGGCGCTGGCGCTGTGGCTGCTGCGCCGTGGCGTGGGCATGCGCAGCTGA
- a CDS encoding alpha/beta hydrolase, with the protein MQKHPFRLARRSASMLFAGAMLAGCSATAPGAADGNDTPSQRYGAIEFRPCTLTTVGASANVEAQCGTLQVPEDRAHPEGRKIDLRIAWLESDDSGNGQPDPVFFLAGGPGQAASEVAVIVDTALRQVRKQRDVFLIDQRGTGGSNPLSCLGADGKPLQMDEDAAPSEALLRDYAQQCAASLQGRADARFYTTAEAIADLDAVRQALGADKLNLVGGSYGTRVAQRYAIAYPQHTRSLVIDGVVPNDLVVGGEFANTFDNAITLQSAQCRKDAACSKRFPVDTRTQLRSVVDTLRRAPVTVDYRDPGTNAPRQDVLTPDSVVGLAFAFSYVPEYSSLLPLVLDEAAQGRYAPLASLARGATRTMDFQINRGMQWSVICSEDAPRYQAPATSDDDLFGPEAARAFFAACPVWPHQPAAATLTAPLKSDLPVLLLSGEVDPVTPPRYAEQVLKGLPNGRALVARGQGHGTLTAGCMPRLLGQFIDANDAKALDASCLDTLSHVPAFTSFNGWTP; encoded by the coding sequence ATGCAAAAACACCCTTTCCGACTGGCCAGGCGATCGGCCAGCATGCTGTTTGCCGGCGCGATGCTTGCCGGCTGCAGTGCAACCGCTCCCGGTGCCGCCGACGGCAATGACACGCCGAGCCAGCGCTACGGGGCGATCGAGTTCCGTCCGTGCACGCTGACCACGGTCGGCGCCAGCGCCAACGTCGAAGCCCAGTGCGGCACGCTGCAGGTGCCCGAAGATCGCGCCCATCCCGAGGGCCGCAAGATCGACCTGCGCATTGCCTGGCTGGAATCGGATGACAGCGGCAACGGCCAGCCTGACCCTGTGTTCTTCCTCGCCGGCGGCCCCGGCCAGGCGGCCAGTGAAGTGGCAGTCATCGTCGATACGGCCCTGCGCCAGGTGCGCAAGCAGCGTGATGTGTTCCTGATCGACCAGCGCGGCACCGGCGGTTCCAACCCGCTCAGTTGCCTGGGCGCGGACGGCAAGCCGCTGCAGATGGACGAGGACGCGGCGCCGAGCGAGGCGCTGCTGCGCGACTACGCGCAGCAGTGCGCGGCATCGCTGCAGGGGCGCGCCGATGCGCGCTTCTACACCACCGCCGAGGCCATCGCCGATCTGGACGCGGTGCGCCAGGCGCTGGGCGCGGACAAGCTGAACCTGGTCGGCGGCTCCTACGGCACCCGCGTGGCCCAGCGTTACGCGATCGCCTACCCGCAGCACACCCGCAGCCTGGTCATCGACGGCGTCGTGCCCAACGATCTGGTGGTCGGCGGCGAGTTCGCCAACACCTTCGACAACGCCATCACCCTGCAGTCCGCGCAGTGCCGCAAGGATGCCGCGTGCAGCAAGCGCTTCCCGGTCGATACCCGCACCCAGCTGCGCAGCGTGGTCGACACCCTGCGCCGCGCACCGGTCACCGTCGATTACCGCGACCCGGGCACCAACGCGCCGCGCCAGGACGTGCTGACCCCGGACAGCGTGGTCGGCCTGGCCTTCGCCTTCTCCTACGTGCCCGAGTATTCCTCGCTGCTGCCGCTGGTGCTGGACGAAGCCGCACAGGGCCGCTACGCGCCGCTGGCTTCGCTGGCACGCGGCGCGACCCGCACCATGGATTTCCAGATCAACCGTGGCATGCAGTGGTCGGTCATCTGCAGCGAGGATGCACCGCGCTACCAGGCACCGGCCACCAGCGACGATGATCTGTTCGGCCCGGAAGCGGCGCGTGCGTTCTTCGCCGCCTGCCCGGTGTGGCCGCACCAGCCGGCTGCGGCCACGCTCACCGCACCGCTGAAGAGCGACCTGCCGGTGCTGCTGCTGTCCGGTGAAGTGGATCCGGTGACTCCGCCGCGCTACGCCGAACAGGTGCTCAAGGGCCTGCCCAACGGCCGCGCGCTGGTCGCCCGCGGCCAGGGCCACGGCACCCTCACCGCCGGCTGCATGCCGCGCCTGCTGGGCCAGTTCATCGATGCCAACGATGCCAAGGCGCTCGACGCCAGCTGCCTGGACACGCTGAGCCACGTGCCGGCGTTCACCTCGTTCAACGGATGGACCCCATGA
- the panE gene encoding 2-dehydropantoate 2-reductase, translated as MRILILGAGGTGGYFGGRLAQAGVDVTFLVRPTRASQLDQDGLVIRSPVGDASFPVQHVTADALPALAAQQPFDLVILSCKAYDLDSSIDAIAPAVGADTSVLPILNGLHHYGALDARFGREAVLGGLCFISATKAPDGAVLHLGKPAKLTFGERDGGAISERVRAFAAACAQANLDHLASEQIGQEQWIKYTFLTTLAAATCLLRADIGTIVATDDGEAIVRGLYDECLAVAEAAGEPVPQAAQDTARGTLTQAGSALKASMLRDLEAGQQVEAAHIVGDMLARARTADQEGLLLQVAYSSLQAYQAQRSA; from the coding sequence ATGCGCATCCTGATTCTCGGCGCCGGTGGTACCGGCGGTTACTTCGGCGGCCGCCTTGCGCAGGCCGGCGTGGACGTGACCTTCCTGGTCCGCCCGACCCGCGCCAGCCAGCTGGACCAGGATGGCCTGGTCATCCGCAGCCCCGTAGGCGATGCCAGCTTCCCCGTGCAGCACGTCACTGCCGACGCCCTGCCCGCGCTTGCCGCGCAGCAGCCCTTCGACCTGGTCATCCTCAGCTGCAAGGCCTACGACCTGGACAGCTCGATCGATGCGATCGCACCGGCGGTGGGCGCTGACACCAGCGTGCTGCCCATCCTCAACGGCCTGCACCACTACGGCGCGCTGGATGCACGCTTCGGCCGCGAGGCCGTGCTCGGCGGCCTGTGCTTCATCAGCGCCACCAAGGCGCCCGATGGCGCGGTGCTGCACCTGGGCAAGCCGGCCAAGCTGACCTTCGGCGAGCGCGACGGTGGTGCGATCTCCGAGCGCGTGCGTGCCTTCGCCGCCGCGTGTGCGCAGGCCAACCTGGACCACCTGGCCAGCGAGCAGATCGGCCAGGAGCAGTGGATCAAGTACACCTTCCTGACCACGCTCGCGGCAGCCACCTGCCTGCTGCGCGCGGACATCGGCACGATCGTCGCCACCGATGATGGCGAGGCCATCGTGCGTGGCCTGTACGACGAGTGCCTGGCCGTGGCCGAGGCAGCCGGTGAGCCAGTACCGCAGGCCGCGCAGGACACCGCGCGCGGCACCCTGACCCAGGCCGGTTCTGCACTGAAGGCCTCGATGCTGCGCGACCTGGAAGCCGGCCAGCAGGTGGAAGCCGCGCACATCGTCGGCGACATGCTGGCGCGTGCACGCACCGCCGACCAGGAAGGTCTGCTGCTGCAGGTTGCCTACAGCAGCCTGCAGGCTTACCAGGCGCAGCGCAGCGCGTGA
- a CDS encoding ferredoxin--NADP reductase: MPVQFPIKLVGRRMLAPTVGHYQFVRDDGQPLDFQPGQFIQVHFSYADGTETKRSYSLATIHDHALGPGEAVDIAVSFVPGGAATALFEALDLGGQVSASGPYGRFCLNPGDHNARYLLIATGTGVTPYRSMLPLLETAMAERGVQVVLLQGARSPGELLYSEDFYSFAEKHPNFRYVPCLSRELPADPHPDVHHGYVQQALAGFTPDPATDIAYLCGNPDMVDACAEALKEAGLGNPQIRREKYVSSK, encoded by the coding sequence GTGCCTGTCCAATTCCCCATCAAGCTGGTCGGCCGCCGCATGCTGGCGCCCACGGTCGGCCACTACCAGTTCGTGCGTGATGACGGCCAGCCGCTGGATTTCCAGCCCGGCCAGTTCATCCAGGTCCATTTCAGCTACGCCGATGGCACCGAAACCAAGCGCAGCTACTCGCTGGCGACCATCCATGACCACGCGCTGGGCCCGGGCGAGGCGGTGGATATCGCCGTCAGCTTCGTGCCCGGCGGCGCCGCCACGGCCCTGTTCGAGGCGCTGGACCTCGGCGGCCAGGTCAGTGCGTCCGGCCCGTACGGCCGCTTCTGCCTGAACCCCGGCGACCACAATGCCCGCTACCTGCTGATCGCCACCGGTACCGGTGTCACCCCGTACCGGTCGATGCTGCCGCTGCTGGAAACGGCCATGGCCGAGCGCGGCGTGCAGGTGGTCCTGCTGCAGGGCGCGCGCAGCCCGGGCGAGCTGCTGTACAGCGAAGATTTCTACAGCTTCGCCGAAAAGCACCCGAACTTCCGTTATGTGCCGTGCCTGTCGCGCGAACTGCCGGCCGATCCGCACCCGGACGTGCACCACGGCTACGTGCAGCAGGCCTTGGCAGGCTTCACGCCGGACCCGGCCACCGACATCGCCTACCTGTGCGGCAACCCGGACATGGTCGATGCCTGCGCCGAGGCGCTGAAGGAAGCCGGGCTCGGCAACCCGCAGATCCGCCGCGAGAAGTACGTCAGCAGCAAGTAA
- a CDS encoding lytic polysaccharide monooxygenase → MQTRLLLAVAATLTAGLFLPGSAQAQAHGTLSKPMSRIYACYQGNPQNPTNPACAAAKAVGGAQPFYDWAGVNQAHANGNHQAVVPDGQLCSGGNSKYRGLDLDRSDWTTSPIRADANGRYTFEFLGSAPHATREWKFYVTRDGWKASDGLRWSDLEAFCTLGDVPLSEGGVYKLECPLPKRSGQHVIYNTWQRSDSQEAFYTCADVRFEGGDVTPPPQWQDAGAVTARGALEVGTTVSLRVFNAAGNDVEQVDVVLASGQTAPTQWPLVLARKANASAAQARVGILRDGVITPVASATENRVYLRPGHRFQLDTKVPDPVDPVDPPGGDYDHVYPDGIGSYVPGQTVVKGTDGKLYACRPFPEGAWCNINAEPYRPGVGSAWRDAWIPY, encoded by the coding sequence ATGCAGACACGCCTCCTGCTCGCCGTTGCCGCGACGCTGACCGCAGGGCTCTTCCTGCCCGGCAGCGCGCAGGCGCAGGCGCACGGCACGTTGTCCAAACCGATGAGCCGCATCTACGCCTGTTACCAGGGCAATCCGCAGAATCCGACCAACCCAGCGTGCGCCGCTGCCAAGGCCGTGGGCGGCGCGCAGCCGTTCTACGACTGGGCCGGCGTCAACCAGGCCCACGCCAACGGCAACCACCAGGCAGTCGTGCCCGATGGCCAGCTGTGCAGCGGCGGCAACAGCAAGTACCGCGGCCTGGACCTGGACCGCAGCGACTGGACGACGTCACCGATCCGCGCCGATGCCAACGGTCGCTATACCTTCGAATTCCTGGGATCGGCGCCGCATGCCACCCGCGAGTGGAAGTTCTATGTCACCCGCGATGGCTGGAAGGCCAGCGACGGCCTGCGCTGGTCGGACCTGGAAGCGTTCTGCACCCTGGGCGACGTGCCGCTGTCCGAAGGTGGCGTGTACAAGCTGGAGTGTCCGCTGCCCAAGCGCTCGGGCCAGCACGTGATCTACAACACCTGGCAGCGTTCGGATTCGCAGGAGGCCTTCTACACCTGTGCCGACGTGCGCTTCGAAGGCGGTGACGTGACCCCGCCGCCGCAGTGGCAGGACGCCGGTGCGGTGACCGCTCGCGGCGCGCTGGAGGTGGGCACCACGGTTTCGCTGCGCGTGTTCAACGCGGCCGGCAACGATGTGGAGCAGGTGGACGTGGTGCTGGCCAGTGGTCAGACCGCGCCGACGCAGTGGCCGCTGGTGCTGGCCCGAAAGGCCAATGCCAGCGCTGCGCAGGCGCGCGTGGGCATCCTGCGCGATGGCGTGATCACGCCCGTGGCCTCGGCCACCGAGAACCGCGTGTACCTGCGTCCGGGGCATCGTTTCCAGCTGGATACCAAGGTGCCTGATCCGGTGGATCCGGTGGACCCGCCCGGTGGCGACTATGACCACGTGTACCCGGACGGCATCGGCAGCTATGTGCCGGGGCAGACCGTGGTGAAGGGCACTGACGGCAAGCTGTATGCCTGCCGCCCGTTCCCGGAGGGCGCGTGGTGCAACATCAACGCCGAACCGTACCGCCCCGGCGTGGGCTCGGCCTGGCGCGATGCCTGGATTCCGTACTGA
- a CDS encoding ABC transporter ATP-binding protein — translation MGAKASSLASLNDTAPALRVRDLRKTYDNGTQALKGVSLEVAPGDFFALLGPNGAGKSTLIGIISSLVNLSEGQVEVFGSDLVRNRSATMRLIGLVPQEINFNLFEKPFDILVNYAGFYGVAREEAEKRAEEELKRAHLWEKAQVMSRTLSGGMKRRLMIARAMMTRPRLLILDEPTAGVDIEIRRDMWRVLKEINAAGTTIILTTHYLEEAEYLCRNLAIINHGQIVTQGPMRTLLAKLDVEGFLLDIDGDLPAQLPVIEGATLTAPDAHTLDIDMPRAMDLNRVFATLNESGIRVRSMRTKSNRLEELFVRLTGNQEKSA, via the coding sequence ATGGGCGCGAAGGCTTCGAGCTTGGCTTCCCTGAACGATACGGCGCCCGCCCTGCGCGTGCGCGACCTGCGCAAGACCTATGACAACGGCACCCAGGCCCTGAAAGGGGTTTCCCTGGAGGTCGCCCCGGGCGATTTCTTCGCCCTGCTCGGCCCCAACGGCGCCGGCAAGTCCACCCTGATCGGCATCATCAGCTCCCTGGTCAACCTCAGCGAGGGCCAGGTGGAAGTGTTCGGCAGCGACCTGGTGCGCAACCGCAGCGCCACCATGCGCCTGATCGGCCTGGTGCCGCAGGAAATCAACTTCAACCTGTTCGAGAAGCCCTTCGACATCCTGGTCAACTACGCCGGCTTCTATGGCGTGGCCCGCGAGGAAGCGGAGAAGCGCGCCGAAGAGGAACTGAAGCGCGCGCACCTGTGGGAAAAGGCACAGGTGATGAGCCGCACCCTGTCCGGTGGCATGAAGCGCCGCCTGATGATCGCCCGCGCGATGATGACCCGCCCGCGCCTGCTGATCCTCGACGAGCCGACCGCCGGCGTGGACATCGAGATCCGCCGCGACATGTGGCGGGTGCTGAAGGAGATCAATGCCGCCGGCACCACGATCATCCTCACCACCCACTACCTGGAAGAGGCCGAGTACCTGTGCCGCAACCTGGCCATCATCAACCACGGCCAGATCGTCACCCAGGGCCCGATGCGTACCCTGCTGGCCAAGCTCGATGTGGAAGGCTTCCTGCTGGACATCGACGGTGACCTGCCCGCGCAGCTGCCGGTGATCGAGGGCGCGACCCTGACCGCGCCGGACGCGCACACGCTGGACATCGACATGCCGCGCGCCATGGATCTCAACCGCGTGTTCGCCACGCTGAACGAGTCCGGCATCCGCGTGCGTTCGATGCGTACCAAGAGCAACCGCCTGGAGGAACTGTTCGTGCGCCTCACCGGCAACCAGGAGAAATCCGCATGA
- a CDS encoding TatD family hydrolase encodes MHLIDIGANLTHDSFDRDRDAVLDRARQAGVVQMVITGASREHSPLAVQLAQQHPGFLYATAGVHPHHAVEYTEECDAEMRALHAHPEVVAVGECGLDYFRDFSPRPAQHRAFERQLQLAADNGKPLFLHQRDAHADFMAQMKNFEGRLGPAVVHCFTGERDELFDYLDQDWYIGITGWLCDERRGAHLRELVKNIPANRLMIETDAPYLLPRTLKPMPKDRRNEPMFLSHIVEELARDRGEDVAVTAANATAATRTFFRLPDAG; translated from the coding sequence ATGCACCTGATCGATATCGGCGCCAACCTGACCCACGACTCCTTCGACCGCGACCGCGATGCCGTCCTGGACCGTGCACGGCAGGCCGGCGTGGTGCAGATGGTCATCACCGGCGCCAGCCGCGAGCACTCCCCGCTGGCCGTGCAGCTGGCCCAGCAGCACCCCGGTTTCCTGTACGCCACCGCCGGCGTGCACCCGCACCACGCGGTGGAATACACCGAGGAGTGCGACGCCGAAATGCGCGCACTGCATGCGCACCCGGAAGTGGTGGCGGTGGGCGAGTGCGGGCTGGATTACTTCCGTGATTTCTCGCCGCGCCCGGCGCAGCACCGCGCGTTCGAGCGCCAGCTGCAGCTGGCCGCGGACAATGGCAAGCCGCTGTTCCTGCACCAGCGCGATGCGCATGCCGATTTCATGGCGCAGATGAAGAACTTCGAAGGCCGCCTCGGCCCGGCGGTGGTGCATTGCTTCACCGGCGAACGTGACGAGCTGTTCGATTACCTGGACCAGGACTGGTACATCGGCATCACCGGCTGGCTGTGCGACGAGCGCCGTGGCGCGCACCTGCGCGAGCTGGTGAAGAACATCCCGGCCAACCGCCTGATGATCGAGACCGACGCGCCGTACCTGCTGCCGCGCACGCTGAAGCCGATGCCGAAGGACCGCCGCAACGAGCCGATGTTCCTCTCGCACATCGTCGAGGAACTGGCCCGCGACCGTGGCGAAGACGTAGCGGTGACCGCGGCCAATGCCACGGCTGCCACGCGCACGTTCTTCCGCCTGCCCGACGCAGGTTGA